The Dehalococcoidia bacterium genomic sequence GGGAAATTATCGATCGCCCTTCGGAGTATCTTCTCGGCGTGTTCCAGGCCGTGTTCTTCGTCAAATTCCATGTAAGTGCTGCCGGTTATTTTGGCTTTCGGCGAAGTGCTGATGATCTCGGTATGATATTTTCCGGCTACTGCCACCAGGCCTTCCATCACGCACTGGATATCCACCACCATTGCTTCCACAGCACCGGTCACCATAGCGAATTCCTGTGAGAGGAAATTACCGAGCAGCGAGACCCCCTGGCGCATAAGAATCTTGTTAGCAGTACAGCACATGCCAGCAAGATTGATCCCTTTGGCACCCTTGGATTTGGCGTATTCGATAATTTCGGGATTACTGGCAGCCTCCACCATCATCATGGAGAGGTTCGGCTCGTGGCCATGGATAACAACGTTCACGTCATCATTACTCAGAACACCAAAATTGGCCCTCGCCTGCACTGGTCCGGGAGTGCCGAAGAGGATATCGCTGATATCGGTCCCCAGCATCGATCCGCCCCAGCCGTCACTCAGAGCGGTCCTTAAGGCCTGACTCATAATATGCTCAGCATCCTGATCAACTCCCGCAGTGGTGCGGTGCATCATCTCCACGACTTCGCGATCAATGCCGCGCGGGGCGATGCCCAGCTTTCTCCAGATCGCCTGTCGCTTCAGAGGCGCCCTCCTCAGATAGTCCAGTTCCTTCTGCGTGCTGCTGAAATTCCCCAGCGCTTTGAGGGCAATTTCCTTGCCGATCTCCTCATTTGAGCGCCCTTTTGTCTTGATGCCCAGAAGCTCGGCTACCGCTATCATTTTGCCCTGATCCTTAACCTTGAAATCCGGGGCATGTCCTTCGCAAGCGGCAAGAAGCGTGAGTGCCATATCGCGGCCGTGGTCAGAGTGAGCCGCTGCTCCACCGGCAATGGCTCTGGCATAGTTCCTGGCGGCAACAGTAGCCCTGGTTGCGCCGCACAAACCTGTTTGAGTCTTACCTGTGAGACGGCAGGGTCCCATGAAACAGCTTTTGCAGCAGGCAGCAACTCCTCCGATGGGGCATGCTTTGACCGCATCAGCACGCTGAAATATCGTATCAACCCCCTCTGTCGCACAGATATCAAGTAACTCCACTGTAGTTGGGTCAATACTTTTAATAAAGGGCCTTTCCTTTTCGCCCATTTCTGCCTCCCAAAGGATCTTTTCCCGCTGACGGGGAAAGATCAATTCCATTTCTATGCTATCGCACCGCATCTGAAGTGTAAAGTTTCTCCCAATCTCAATTTACTACTGGAACATTTTGTAGGTTTGGGAGTTGCGAAAAGGGAAGATGTCGGACCTATACAACTGGGCCTCGAAGCGCTATAATAGCACTGTAATTGTCAAAATCGGCAATCGGGCTGAGGAATGCTAAGCGTAAAAAGTTATCTTCTCCATCCCCTCCCCATGGCTCCCTCGAAGGGCAACCTGCCGGCCATGAAAAACATGGAATGGGCCTTTATCTTCATTCGCTTTCTGGAGGTTCCCTTTGGACTTCTCATGGCACGATGGCATGATCCTGCCTCCACCCCATTGTTCGTGGCCATGGTTGGAATTTTCGGTTTCTGCAATATCATCGCCTGTCTCCTGAATTACACCATCAAGAGCCCGAACGCTCAATGGATGCTGGGGGCCAGCATGCTAATCGCCGATGCCTTAGCGCTTTGGTACGGGATACTGCAATTCACCCATGACCCAAACACTGCGGCGTATGCCTACTTTGTCCTGGTGATTATAGAAGGCGCGGTGCGATTTGGACTGATGGGGAGCCTGGCCATGGGATTTGTGTTTGCACTAGGCTTGTGTTCTGCCTATATCTACCGCTCTTCGGCATATGATATAGGCTTCAGTATTCATGGTTATGCATACTGGACTATCTTCATGATGCTGATTGCCCTGACGGTTGGCTTGATCGTCCGGGAGAACCAGAGAGATCGGCAAGTGAATGAACGGCTGGCAAAAACGAAAGCTTCGTTGGCAGAACGCAACCGCATCGCATGCGATTTACATGATACGGTATTGAAAACACTCCATGGCCTTTCACTGGAGGCATATGCGCTCCAAAAGCAACCTCTGCCTTCGGCTACCAAGGAGAAGCTAAGGTACATTGAAAGTACATGCCGCCAGTCAAGCCAGGAGATCAGAAACATCGTCTACGAGCTCCGCAATAATGATAATGAAGCAAGCATATTTTTGCAGATGTCACGGATATTGGATGACTGGAACAAAGAAACCGGTATAGCCACATCCCTTACTCGCACTGGGAATGAAGACCTGAGCCTCCCATCGATAATCAGCTACCATCTTTGCTGTGTGCTGTCTGAGGCCTTGACCAATATCCAGAAACACGCCTCTGCTTCGCACGTGCAGGTGTTGGTTGAGGTGCTTGAAACCGAGCTGGAAATCAGGATCCACGATAACGGGTGCGGTATTACATTCGCCGGAGAATACCTGCATAACCTCCCACGCCAAGGGAAATTTGGCATATTCGGAATGAAAGAGCGTATCGAACACATCGGCGGCCAATTGGCCATCGAAAACAAGATTGGCGCACAGTTGATGATAAAGATACCGCTGTCTTCTCAGGGGATTTGGCGATGAGCCGGACAACAGTTCTGATTGTCGATGATAATCTGATCATCCGGAGGGGTCTCA encodes the following:
- the cooS gene encoding anaerobic carbon-monoxide dehydrogenase catalytic subunit; translated protein: MGEKERPFIKSIDPTTVELLDICATEGVDTIFQRADAVKACPIGGVAACCKSCFMGPCRLTGKTQTGLCGATRATVAARNYARAIAGGAAAHSDHGRDMALTLLAACEGHAPDFKVKDQGKMIAVAELLGIKTKGRSNEEIGKEIALKALGNFSSTQKELDYLRRAPLKRQAIWRKLGIAPRGIDREVVEMMHRTTAGVDQDAEHIMSQALRTALSDGWGGSMLGTDISDILFGTPGPVQARANFGVLSNDDVNVVIHGHEPNLSMMMVEAASNPEIIEYAKSKGAKGINLAGMCCTANKILMRQGVSLLGNFLSQEFAMVTGAVEAMVVDIQCVMEGLVAVAGKYHTEIISTSPKAKITGSTYMEFDEEHGLEHAEKILRRAIDNFPNRKKTRIPNYVNNLVAGFSHEYINYMLGGSFRQSLRPLIDNIANGRIRGAAGVVGCNNARLTQDDYQTYIVRELIKNDILVVTTGCNAIADAKQGLLTPEMMTLAGPGLREICQTIGIPPVLHMGSCVDNSRILTLLAQCATEGGLGEDISDAPVVGFAPEWMSEKAVSIGTYFVASGVTTWMIGPHPFSNSPEVMGLLTEGYQKKVGAALHFEPDVEKALQATIALIDAKRAVLKLDRYDPERYKKSEAYFPADYTSDEVFTEGRYTRSRT
- a CDS encoding sensor histidine kinase translates to MLSVKSYLLHPLPMAPSKGNLPAMKNMEWAFIFIRFLEVPFGLLMARWHDPASTPLFVAMVGIFGFCNIIACLLNYTIKSPNAQWMLGASMLIADALALWYGILQFTHDPNTAAYAYFVLVIIEGAVRFGLMGSLAMGFVFALGLCSAYIYRSSAYDIGFSIHGYAYWTIFMMLIALTVGLIVRENQRDRQVNERLAKTKASLAERNRIACDLHDTVLKTLHGLSLEAYALQKQPLPSATKEKLRYIESTCRQSSQEIRNIVYELRNNDNEASIFLQMSRILDDWNKETGIATSLTRTGNEDLSLPSIISYHLCCVLSEALTNIQKHASASHVQVLVEVLETELEIRIHDNGCGITFAGEYLHNLPRQGKFGIFGMKERIEHIGGQLAIENKIGAQLMIKIPLSSQGIWR